The proteins below are encoded in one region of Candidatus Thermokryptus mobilis:
- a CDS encoding DUF58 domain-containing protein, which translates to MQNHRKYLDPQFVSRLSNLELIARLVVEGFIAGLHKSPYHGFSVEFSEHRQYSAGDDTRYIDWKVYGRTDRYFIKQFEEETNLRSYIILDASRSMGYSSGGNITKFEYACYLTAGLSYLMLMQRDAIGLVLYDERIRKFIPPRSVKSYLSVILSELESNEPSNKTKTADVLHSIAERIKRRGLIIVISDLLDEQDEVISALKHFKHKRNELIVFQVLDPAERNFNFNFDAIFKDVETSEKIMTQGLYVQKDYRRAFEEFIKRYRLECLVNGIDYELMDTSTSFDVALFRYLSKRGRLM; encoded by the coding sequence ATGCAAAATCACAGGAAATATCTTGACCCTCAATTTGTATCAAGGTTATCAAATCTTGAGCTTATCGCACGGCTTGTTGTTGAGGGTTTCATAGCTGGTTTGCATAAGAGCCCGTATCATGGTTTCAGCGTTGAGTTTTCTGAGCATAGGCAATATTCAGCTGGGGATGACACGAGATATATTGATTGGAAGGTTTACGGCAGAACGGATAGATACTTTATAAAGCAATTTGAGGAGGAGACAAATTTAAGATCTTACATAATTCTTGATGCGAGTAGATCAATGGGTTATTCATCGGGGGGAAATATAACAAAGTTTGAGTATGCGTGTTATTTGACAGCTGGCTTATCTTATCTTATGTTGATGCAAAGGGATGCAATTGGTCTTGTTTTATATGATGAGCGGATAAGGAAGTTCATTCCGCCGAGGTCTGTGAAGAGTTATTTGAGTGTTATATTGTCCGAGCTTGAGAGTAATGAGCCGTCAAATAAAACGAAGACAGCAGATGTTTTACATTCAATTGCCGAAAGGATAAAGAGGCGAGGGCTTATAATTGTGATAAGCGATCTATTGGATGAGCAGGATGAAGTTATAAGTGCGTTAAAACATTTTAAGCACAAAAGGAACGAATTGATAGTTTTTCAAGTGCTTGATCCAGCGGAGAGAAATTTCAATTTTAATTTTGACGCTATCTTTAAAGATGTTGAGACATCTGAGAAGATAATGACGCAGGGACTTTATGTTCAGAAGGATTATAGAAGGGCTTTTGAGGAGTTTATCAAAAGATATCGGCTTGAATGTCTTGTAAATGGAATTGATTATGAACTTATGGACACAAGCACTTCGTTTGATGTTGCTCTTTTTAGATATTTGAGCAAAAGAGGGCGGTTGATGTGA
- a CDS encoding DMT family transporter encodes MVYFWLTIQTLIASFTHIIAKAVVKEVPPLTLTLFRSAIAGLGFGFVLRFSKHGRVKVEKNDRFKFLLLGILAVPLNQFAFILGIKYTTPANASLIYAMTPIFALIFSAILLGEKINFYKVVGVILSFVGIGIIFGESGLSLRLENLKGDVIIMFGAMFWALYSILGRKMIVKYGALYVTAVAVMIGSLIYLPFGLYDFVKFDMAKVSFGSYLGVIYLGVGTSIFGYFLWYYAIGKIEASKVVIFTNGQPLMTAILSVLIFGNPITLPFLVGGTLVIAGVILVQLG; translated from the coding sequence ATGGTTTATTTTTGGCTGACGATACAGACATTGATTGCAAGTTTTACACATATAATTGCAAAAGCGGTTGTAAAGGAGGTTCCGCCACTTACATTGACATTGTTTAGGTCTGCGATCGCTGGTTTAGGTTTTGGGTTTGTGTTGAGATTTTCAAAGCATGGGAGAGTGAAAGTTGAAAAGAATGATAGATTTAAATTTTTATTGCTTGGGATTCTTGCTGTCCCGTTGAATCAATTTGCGTTCATCCTCGGGATAAAATATACAACGCCTGCGAATGCATCTTTAATTTATGCGATGACGCCAATTTTTGCGTTGATTTTTTCTGCGATTTTATTGGGGGAGAAGATCAATTTTTACAAAGTCGTTGGGGTAATTTTAAGTTTTGTTGGGATCGGTATCATATTCGGGGAGAGCGGTTTGAGTTTGCGGTTGGAGAATTTAAAAGGCGATGTCATAATAATGTTTGGGGCGATGTTTTGGGCGCTTTATTCAATACTTGGGCGAAAGATGATAGTTAAGTATGGTGCTCTTTATGTAACCGCAGTTGCAGTGATGATTGGCAGTTTGATTTATCTACCGTTTGGGTTATATGATTTCGTTAAGTTTGATATGGCAAAAGTTTCTTTTGGTTCTTATCTTGGCGTTATTTATCTTGGGGTTGGAACTTCAATTTTTGGATATTTTCTTTGGTATTATGCTATAGGTAAGATTGAGGCGAGCAAAGTTGTCATTTTTACGAATGGGCAACCGTTGATGACGGCTATACTTAGTGTGTTAATTTTTGGTAATCCGATAACTTTGCCTTTTTTAGTCGGTGGGACTTTAGTTATAGCAGGTGTTATACTTGTTCAACTTGGATGA
- a CDS encoding DUF7033 domain-containing protein, protein MRVKVFIDVESQSQRKRVEYVLRNFFSVYKIDFDFVNSIDDASHEDFLIAYGDFFKIEKGIFIRRSEEAIKLFDDGKAYDTMFVHFVRLSPPFVPEKFDGFKLPIFFKVGEPVFRVEDEFAVINFDILSCSFYFLSCWDERIKKARDEIGRFPDVENLLVKIGVSDFPIVNFYFYILKSLMEKFGIVVELKKWGGRNFAVCLTHDVDVLRKWSLYGIYNEVVNKFIMGREDIQTRRHRFARFVYFLLKGLDPYREGLVRIFEFEKSLGVKSTFFFKSGGSSKYDANYKWDEFLVDFVNKLNGESFEVAFHPSFSSFKNFDLVKYEKEKLERLVGIKVSGVRWHYLMYDFETTPFFEEMIGFRYDSTLGFLSRGGFRCGYAFPFKVYDVERNSEINVYEIPIVFMDSVYQYGRSSETVDEILEKVFELVEVVRSFGGVFNVIFHNTIYDEFDFKGWDLIYENLVRHVIGLDAFVGSCEQILNLFEGE, encoded by the coding sequence ATGAGGGTTAAAGTTTTTATAGATGTTGAATCACAATCGCAGAGAAAAAGAGTTGAGTATGTATTAAGGAATTTTTTCAGCGTTTATAAAATTGATTTTGATTTTGTCAATTCAATTGACGATGCCTCGCATGAGGATTTTTTGATCGCTTATGGTGATTTTTTTAAAATAGAAAAAGGTATTTTCATCAGGAGGAGTGAGGAGGCGATTAAACTTTTTGACGATGGAAAGGCATATGATACGATGTTTGTTCATTTTGTTAGACTATCTCCACCCTTTGTCCCCGAAAAGTTTGATGGGTTTAAGCTTCCCATCTTTTTCAAAGTTGGTGAGCCGGTGTTTAGAGTTGAGGATGAGTTTGCTGTCATAAACTTTGATATTCTCTCGTGTTCGTTTTATTTTTTGTCCTGTTGGGATGAGAGGATAAAGAAGGCAAGAGATGAAATCGGTCGTTTTCCAGATGTGGAAAATTTACTTGTAAAGATTGGCGTTTCTGATTTTCCGATAGTGAATTTTTACTTTTACATTTTGAAATCGTTGATGGAAAAATTTGGCATCGTAGTTGAGTTGAAAAAATGGGGTGGAAGGAATTTTGCGGTCTGTCTTACGCATGATGTTGATGTGTTAAGGAAATGGTCTCTTTATGGAATTTATAATGAGGTTGTGAATAAATTTATAATGGGACGGGAGGACATTCAAACGAGGCGTCATAGGTTTGCGAGATTTGTTTATTTTCTTTTAAAAGGTCTTGATCCTTATCGTGAGGGTTTGGTAAGAATTTTTGAATTTGAAAAATCACTTGGTGTTAAATCAACCTTTTTCTTTAAATCGGGCGGAAGCTCAAAGTATGATGCAAATTATAAATGGGATGAATTTCTTGTTGACTTCGTCAATAAGTTAAATGGCGAGAGTTTTGAAGTTGCTTTCCATCCGTCGTTTTCATCTTTTAAAAATTTTGATTTAGTAAAATATGAGAAGGAAAAGCTTGAGCGTTTAGTTGGAATTAAAGTTTCAGGTGTGAGATGGCATTATTTGATGTATGACTTTGAGACCACGCCTTTTTTTGAGGAAATGATTGGCTTTAGATATGATTCAACGCTTGGTTTCTTGTCAAGAGGTGGTTTCAGGTGTGGTTATGCTTTCCCTTTCAAAGTTTATGATGTTGAGAGAAATTCTGAAATTAATGTTTACGAGATTCCGATAGTTTTTATGGATTCGGTTTATCAGTATGGTAGAAGTTCAGAAACGGTTGATGAGATTTTGGAGAAGGTTTTTGAGCTTGTTGAGGTCGTGAGAAGTTTTGGTGGGGTTTTTAATGTTATATTTCACAACACGATTTATGATGAGTTTGATTTTAAAGGGTGGGATTTAATCTATGAAAATTTAGTTCGCCATGTTATTGGGCTTGATGCTTTCGTTGGGAGTTGTGAGCAAATTTTAAATTTATTTGAAGGTGAGTGA
- the glyA gene encoding serine hydroxymethyltransferase, translating to MFLLKEQDPEVYRAIAGEVERQNYTLELIASENFVSRAVLEAMGSVLTNKYAEGYPGRRYYGGCEFVDIAENLARDRAKQLFNCEYANVQPHSGSQANMAAYFTFLQPGDTIMGLNLAHGGHLTHGSPVNFSGKLYRAVFYGVSKETGRIDMNEVEDIAKREKPRMIVVGASAYPRDYDYRAFREIADKVGAYLMADIAHPAGLIASGLLNNPLPYCDIVTSTTHKTLRGPRGGLILMYKDRENPFGIKTPKGDRLRMMSEIIDGVVMPGIQGGPLMHVIAAKAVAFGEALKPEFKEYSVQVIKNAKALANKLIQLGYNLVSGGTDNHLILIDLRNKGITGKDAEKALEQAGITVNKNMVPFDDKSPLVTSGIRLGTPALTTRGMKEKEMEFIAELIDRVISNVGNEQVYKEVREQVRELCERFPLYDFVSLSDVIVK from the coding sequence ATGTTTTTGTTGAAGGAACAGGACCCAGAAGTTTATAGGGCGATAGCTGGTGAGGTGGAAAGGCAAAATTATACGCTTGAATTAATAGCGAGTGAAAATTTCGTTTCAAGGGCTGTCCTTGAGGCGATGGGGTCAGTTTTGACAAATAAATATGCCGAGGGATATCCTGGCAGAAGATATTACGGTGGATGTGAATTTGTTGATATCGCTGAAAATTTAGCCAGGGATAGGGCAAAGCAACTTTTTAATTGTGAATATGCCAATGTTCAACCGCATTCCGGGAGCCAAGCGAATATGGCTGCTTATTTTACATTTCTTCAGCCCGGGGACACGATTATGGGATTGAATTTAGCTCACGGCGGACACTTGACCCATGGTTCGCCTGTTAATTTCTCTGGGAAGCTATACAGAGCCGTTTTTTATGGTGTTTCAAAAGAGACGGGAAGGATTGATATGAACGAAGTTGAAGACATCGCAAAGCGAGAGAAGCCAAGGATGATAGTTGTTGGCGCAAGTGCTTATCCAAGAGATTATGATTACAGGGCATTTAGGGAGATAGCTGACAAAGTTGGAGCGTATCTTATGGCGGACATAGCACATCCAGCTGGTTTGATCGCCTCGGGTTTGTTGAATAATCCTTTGCCATATTGTGATATTGTCACATCAACAACGCATAAGACGTTGAGAGGACCGAGGGGAGGTTTAATTTTGATGTATAAGGACAGAGAAAATCCATTCGGTATAAAGACGCCAAAAGGTGATCGTCTTCGTATGATGTCTGAGATAATTGATGGTGTTGTTATGCCTGGGATTCAAGGTGGACCTCTTATGCATGTCATAGCTGCTAAGGCAGTTGCCTTCGGTGAGGCGTTAAAGCCAGAGTTCAAGGAGTATTCAGTGCAAGTTATAAAAAATGCAAAAGCGTTGGCAAATAAATTGATTCAGCTCGGTTATAATCTTGTTTCTGGTGGAACTGACAATCATTTAATTTTAATTGATCTCAGAAATAAAGGTATAACTGGGAAAGACGCAGAAAAGGCACTTGAGCAAGCTGGGATAACCGTGAATAAAAATATGGTTCCGTTTGATGATAAAAGTCCGCTTGTCACAAGTGGGATACGTCTTGGGACCCCGGCGCTTACTACAAGAGGTATGAAAGAGAAGGAGATGGAATTTATAGCTGAGTTAATTGATAGGGTGATTTCAAATGTTGGGAATGAGCAGGTTTACAAAGAGGTTAGAGAGCAAGTGAGGGAACTTTGCGAAAGGTTTCCGCTTTATGATTTTGTCTCTTTGAGCGATGTTATCGTTAAGTGA
- a CDS encoding acetyl-CoA hydrolase/transferase family protein encodes MSWTKHFKERTVTAEEAVRVIKSGDRVWVHPGCATPEPLIKALVARKDELENVEIAHILTFGEAPYVAPEMQGHFKHRAFFTGANVRDAVNDGRAEFVPIFLSEIPRLFYSGEYKIDVALITVSPPDEYGFCSFGVGVECTKAAAETARIVIAEVNTNMPRALGDSFIHVSKIHYFVESDRPLFELPKEEITDLHRKIAGYIADLIEDGSTLQMGIGGIPDAVLLFMRDKKDLGIHTEMFSDGLLPLIEAGVVNNEKKTLHRGKVIASFVLGTKKLFEFIDNNPLFEFHPSDYVNDPFIIAQNEKMVAINSALQIDLTGQVCSDSIGHRIYSGIGGQVDFIRGAARSKGGKPIIALPSTAKNGTISRIVPVLTEGAGVVTSRGDVHYVVTEYGVAYLHGKSIRERAKALIEIAHPDFRDWLKFEAKKRCYL; translated from the coding sequence ATGAGCTGGACAAAGCACTTTAAAGAAAGAACAGTCACGGCTGAGGAAGCGGTAAGGGTCATAAAATCGGGTGACAGGGTTTGGGTTCATCCGGGATGTGCTACGCCGGAGCCGTTGATAAAAGCGCTTGTTGCGAGGAAGGATGAACTTGAAAATGTTGAAATAGCACATATCTTAACATTTGGAGAAGCACCTTATGTCGCACCGGAAATGCAAGGTCATTTTAAGCATCGTGCTTTTTTCACAGGGGCTAATGTTCGCGATGCAGTCAATGATGGAAGAGCTGAATTTGTGCCGATATTTTTGTCCGAGATTCCAAGGTTGTTTTACAGCGGTGAATATAAAATTGATGTCGCTTTGATAACTGTTTCTCCGCCAGATGAATATGGTTTTTGCAGTTTTGGTGTCGGGGTTGAATGCACTAAAGCAGCAGCTGAGACGGCAAGGATTGTGATAGCTGAGGTCAATACAAATATGCCGAGGGCGCTTGGGGATAGTTTTATCCATGTGAGCAAAATTCATTATTTTGTTGAATCAGATAGACCTTTGTTTGAATTGCCAAAGGAAGAGATAACCGATTTACACAGGAAGATCGCGGGTTATATAGCGGATTTGATTGAGGATGGTTCAACTTTACAGATGGGGATAGGTGGGATACCGGATGCGGTTTTGCTTTTTATGAGGGATAAGAAAGACCTTGGCATTCACACTGAGATGTTCAGCGATGGGCTTTTGCCATTGATTGAAGCAGGGGTTGTGAACAATGAAAAGAAGACATTACACAGGGGCAAGGTCATAGCGAGTTTTGTTCTCGGGACCAAGAAGCTTTTTGAGTTCATAGACAATAATCCGCTTTTTGAGTTTCATCCTTCGGATTATGTGAATGATCCGTTTATAATTGCGCAAAATGAAAAAATGGTCGCTATAAATTCTGCTTTACAGATTGATTTGACCGGGCAAGTTTGTTCTGATTCCATCGGTCATAGAATTTACAGTGGTATAGGTGGGCAGGTTGATTTCATCCGTGGGGCAGCTCGTTCAAAGGGAGGGAAGCCGATAATTGCATTACCTTCAACGGCAAAAAACGGAACGATTTCAAGGATTGTTCCAGTTTTAACGGAAGGAGCGGGTGTTGTAACTTCAAGGGGCGATGTTCATTATGTCGTCACTGAGTATGGTGTGGCTTATCTTCACGGTAAAAGCATAAGAGAAAGGGCTAAGGCGTTGATAGAAATAGCTCATCCTGATTTCAGGGATTGGTTGAAGTTTGAAGCGAAAAAGAGGTGTTATTTGTAA
- the ald gene encoding alanine dehydrogenase, whose translation MNIGIPRESVDAQKILERRVALTPAGVKALVDSGHEVFVESMAGEYSGFSDAEYEKMGGKIVFSKEEVYKRAQMIVKVSRPSEAEYSYLCDGHLLFGFLHLAVAPKSFVEILLERKITAIGYEIIELPDGRLPILQAMSEIAGQMAIVIAARYLQNEDGGRGIVLGGIPGVPPATVVILGAGVVGQNAIRAALGLGAHVVVLDKDVDKLREVEKLFDKRVETAIANVYNIEKAVQFADVLIGAVLIHGALTPKLVTEEMVKKMKPGSVIIDVSIDQGGCIETSRPTTIVNPVFVKHGVIHYCVPNIASNVARTATYALTNVSLPYILEIANSGLEHVLRERPSFAKGVYTYLGYCTNQSIAEIFNLKYKKIEELL comes from the coding sequence ATGAACATTGGAATTCCAAGGGAAAGTGTGGATGCGCAAAAAATTCTTGAAAGGAGGGTAGCACTTACACCTGCTGGGGTCAAAGCACTTGTTGATAGTGGGCATGAGGTTTTTGTTGAGTCAATGGCTGGTGAATATAGTGGTTTCAGTGACGCTGAATACGAAAAGATGGGAGGTAAAATTGTATTTTCAAAGGAAGAGGTTTACAAAAGGGCGCAGATGATAGTTAAGGTTTCAAGACCAAGTGAGGCGGAGTATTCTTATTTGTGTGATGGACATTTATTGTTTGGTTTTCTTCATCTTGCGGTTGCGCCGAAAAGTTTTGTTGAGATTTTGCTTGAGCGTAAGATAACAGCCATAGGGTATGAGATAATTGAACTTCCTGATGGTCGTCTTCCGATACTTCAAGCGATGAGTGAAATAGCGGGGCAGATGGCTATTGTTATAGCTGCGCGTTATCTTCAAAACGAGGATGGTGGAAGGGGTATTGTTCTTGGTGGGATTCCGGGGGTTCCACCGGCGACTGTTGTGATTTTAGGTGCTGGGGTTGTTGGGCAAAACGCTATAAGAGCAGCTCTTGGACTGGGGGCACATGTAGTGGTGCTTGATAAAGATGTTGATAAGTTAAGGGAGGTTGAAAAACTTTTTGACAAGCGCGTTGAAACAGCTATAGCCAATGTTTATAACATTGAAAAAGCGGTTCAGTTTGCCGATGTTTTAATAGGTGCTGTTTTAATTCACGGGGCACTGACCCCAAAGCTTGTAACTGAGGAAATGGTCAAAAAGATGAAACCCGGCTCTGTCATAATTGATGTTTCAATTGATCAAGGTGGGTGTATTGAAACAAGCAGACCAACGACGATAGTTAATCCCGTTTTTGTTAAGCATGGCGTTATACATTATTGTGTTCCGAACATAGCTTCAAATGTTGCAAGGACTGCAACTTATGCTTTGACGAATGTAAGTTTGCCTTACATACTTGAGATTGCGAACAGTGGACTTGAACATGTTTTGAGGGAGCGCCCGTCTTTTGCCAAGGGGGTTTATACTTATTTGGGTTATTGTACAAATCAAAGCATCGCCGAAATTTTTAACTTGAAATACAAAAAAATTGAAGAACTACTATGA